One Rhizobiales bacterium GAS188 DNA window includes the following coding sequences:
- a CDS encoding Pimeloyl-ACP methyl ester carboxylesterase codes for MTQHSHQTAPTQFVDAAGVRFAYRRFGKSGGVPLVFNMHFTGTMDHWDPAVTDALAATREVILFNNAGISGTSGEVPASIEEMAANAVAFIKALGLKTVDVLGFSIGGFVAQEIALQEPALARRLILVGTGPRGGQGMATLTPEAQQIFGATYDVPDEIWLAVHFTPSAPSQAAGREFLKRFRLRTDNRNPEVNEAVAPAQLEAIAKWGASSAGCDYLKAIRQPTLVVNGIHDVIIYSINSFILARHLPAAQLILYPDANHGSQFQYPELFVRHVSTFLDA; via the coding sequence ATGACCCAGCACAGTCACCAGACCGCGCCGACGCAGTTCGTGGACGCGGCTGGTGTTCGGTTCGCTTACCGACGCTTCGGCAAATCGGGTGGCGTGCCGCTCGTCTTCAACATGCATTTCACCGGCACGATGGATCATTGGGATCCGGCGGTGACGGACGCCCTCGCGGCGACGCGGGAAGTGATCCTGTTCAATAACGCGGGCATTTCCGGCACGAGCGGCGAGGTACCAGCCTCGATCGAGGAGATGGCGGCTAACGCGGTGGCGTTTATCAAGGCGCTGGGCCTGAAAACGGTCGATGTGCTCGGCTTTTCGATCGGCGGCTTCGTCGCGCAGGAAATTGCGTTGCAGGAGCCCGCTCTGGCCAGGCGCCTGATCCTGGTCGGCACGGGGCCGCGCGGCGGTCAAGGCATGGCCACCCTCACGCCCGAGGCGCAGCAGATCTTCGGCGCCACCTATGATGTGCCAGACGAGATCTGGCTCGCCGTCCACTTCACGCCGTCGGCGCCAAGCCAGGCGGCGGGCCGTGAGTTTCTCAAGCGCTTCCGGCTGCGCACCGATAACCGCAATCCAGAGGTGAACGAGGCGGTCGCGCCCGCCCAGCTCGAGGCGATCGCCAAGTGGGGCGCGTCAAGCGCCGGATGCGATTATCTCAAGGCCATTCGCCAGCCGACGCTGGTGGTGAACGGCATCCACGACGTCATCATCTACTCGATCAACTCTTTCATTCTCGCGCGGCATCTCCCGGCCGCTCAGCTGATCCTCTATCCGGACGCCAATCACGGCTCGCAGTTCCAGTATCCGGAGCTGTTCGTCCGGCACGTGTCGACGTTCCTTGACGCCTGA
- a CDS encoding Uncharacterized conserved protein, DUF427 family, producing MSSQPKTIKIPGPDHPITIERNRNRVVVKVAGRVVADTRDALTLREASYAPVDYIPRKDVDMMLLERTDQETYCPYKGECAYFSVPSGGARSANAVWTYEAPYEAVASIKDHLAFYPDRVDET from the coding sequence ATGTCATCGCAGCCGAAGACCATCAAGATTCCCGGCCCGGATCATCCGATCACGATCGAGCGCAACCGCAATCGGGTCGTGGTCAAGGTCGCGGGTCGCGTCGTCGCCGATACGCGGGACGCGCTGACGCTGCGGGAAGCGAGCTACGCGCCGGTCGACTACATCCCGCGCAAGGACGTCGACATGATGCTCCTCGAGCGGACCGACCAAGAGACCTACTGCCCCTACAAGGGCGAGTGCGCGTATTTCAGCGTCCCGTCCGGAGGCGCTCGTTCGGCCAACGCGGTGTGGACCTACGAAGCGCCGTATGAGGCGGTCGCGTCGATCAAGGACCATCTCGCCTTTTATCCGGACCGTGTCGACGAGACCTAA